From one Balaenoptera acutorostrata chromosome 6, mBalAcu1.1, whole genome shotgun sequence genomic stretch:
- the B3GALT9 gene encoding beta-1,3-galactosyltransferase 9 codes for MGVSLAQVTFCRLRTHQWCFILFNVILFHALLFGADFVEEYFLHALPYVDMKVLEIKDKARKLNMEPLRSNLSKYYILSQSEVCKGKNIFLLSLIFSSPGNGTRRDLIRKTWGNVTSVRGHPILTLFALGMPVLVTAQQEIDKESQKNNDIIEGIFLDSAENQTLKIITMTQWAVTFCPNAQFILKVDEEMFVNLPSLVDYLLNLKEHLEDIYVGRVIHQDTPNRDPNSQEFVPFSEYPEKYYPDYCSGEAFVMSQDVARMMYVVFKEVPIMVPADVFVGICAKSIGLIPIHSSRFSGKSHIRYNRCCFKFIFTSSETTDAEMPLAWKEINSGKECTLFETYYGLISCKLLTYLDSFKLFHMGTIKNNVIYYGD; via the exons ATGGGAGTAAGCTTGGCACAG GTGACATTCTGCAGACTTCGGACTCACCAGTGGTGTTTCATTCTGTTTAACGTTATTCTATTTCATGCCTTGCTTTTTGGGGCTGATTTTGTGGAAGAATATTTTCTGCATGCTTTGCCTTATGTAGATATGAAAGTTCTTGAAATTAAGGATAAGGCAAGAAAATTGAACATGGAGCCCCTAAGAAGTAATCTTTCCAAATACTATATCCTGAGCCAGTCGGAGGTGTGTAAAGGGAAGAACATATTTTTGCTCTCTCTTATCTTCAGTAGCCCAGGAAATGGAACAAGGCGGGACCTCATCAGGAAAACCTGGGGTAACGTGACCAGTGTCCGAGGGCATCCCATTCTCACACTGTTTGCTTTGGGAATGCCTGTTTTGGTGACTGCCCAGCAAGAGATAGACAAAGAGTCCCAAAAGAATAATGATATAATTGAAGGAATCTTCTTGGACAGTGCTGAGAACCAAACTCTGAAGATTATCACCATGACGCAGTGGGCTGTGACTTTCTGCCCTAACGCCCAGTTCATTCTCAAGGTTGATGAAGAGATGTTTGTCAATCTACCAAGTTTGGTAGACTACCTCCTCAATCTGAAAGAACACCTTGAAGATATCTATGTAGGAAGAGTTATCCATCAGGATACACCCAACAGAGACCCTAATAGccaagaatttgtccctttcagTGAGTACCCAGAAAAGTACTACCCAGATTACTGCAGTGGTGAGGCCTTTGTTATGTCCCAAGATGTGGCTCGGATGATGTACGTAGTTTTCAAAGAAGTCCCCATTATGGTGCCTGCTGATGTGTTTGTAGGAATTTGTGCTAAATCCATTGGCCTAATACCCATACACAGTTCAAGGTTTTCTGGGAAAAGCCATATCAGATACAACAGATGTTGCTTTAAGTTCATTTTCACATCCTCAGAAACTACAGATGCTGAAATGCCCCTGGCATGGAAGGAAATTAACAGTGGGAAAGAATGTACGCTGTTTGAAACCTACTATGGGCTCATTTCCTGCAAACTTCTGACATACCTTGACAGCTTTAAACTTTTTCACATGGGtaccataaaaaataatgtcatATATTATGGTGATTag